In Marinobacter sp. LQ44, the following are encoded in one genomic region:
- the acs gene encoding acetate--CoA ligase produces the protein MTDKQVYPVSPEVAERALVSKEQYEQMYRQSVEDPDTFWGEHGKRLDWIKPYSKVKNSTYDYNNLSIKWFEDGVLNASANCLDRHLEKRGDQTAIIFEGDDPSVSRNVTYRELYEETCKFANALKAQGVKKGDVVTIYMPMIVQTAVAMLACARIGAIHSVVFGGFSPEALAARVVNGKSRFVITADEGLRGGRAIPLKKNVDHALKHEEDAKVDKVIVVTHTGNKEVPWTEGRDVRYEDLIKDAPAECKPEPMNAEDPLFMLYTSGSTGAPKGVLHTTGGYMVYASMTHQYVFDYHDGDVYWCTADFGWVTGHSYILYGPLANGAITLLFEGVPNYPDSSRMGQVVDKHKVNILYTAPTAIRALMAQGESCMDGTTRESLKLLGSVGEPINPEAWEWYHRVIGNSKCPIVDTWWQTETGGILISPLPGAVDLKPGSATKPFFGVQPALVDNEGNILEGKTEGNLVILDSWPGQMRTIYGDHERFIQTYFSTYKGMYFTGDGARRDEDGYYWITGRVDDVLNVSGHRLGTAEVESALVAHDKVAEAAVVGYPHEIKGQGIYVYVTLVQGEEPSDELKKELVQWVRKEIGPIASPDVIQWAPGLPKTRSGKIMRRILRKIAANEHDQLGDTSTLADPGVVDDLISSRAFQ, from the coding sequence ATGACTGATAAACAGGTATATCCGGTGAGTCCGGAAGTTGCCGAGCGTGCACTGGTCAGCAAAGAGCAATATGAACAAATGTATCGCCAGTCCGTAGAAGACCCGGATACGTTCTGGGGGGAGCACGGCAAGCGCCTTGACTGGATCAAGCCCTACAGCAAGGTCAAGAACAGCACCTACGATTACAACAACCTGTCCATCAAATGGTTTGAAGACGGTGTACTGAACGCCTCCGCCAACTGTCTGGACCGCCACCTGGAGAAACGCGGCGATCAGACGGCCATCATCTTTGAAGGCGACGACCCTTCGGTATCCCGCAACGTGACCTACCGGGAGCTGTACGAAGAGACCTGCAAGTTTGCCAATGCGCTCAAAGCCCAGGGTGTAAAGAAAGGTGATGTGGTCACCATCTATATGCCGATGATTGTGCAGACCGCGGTCGCCATGCTGGCCTGTGCCCGGATCGGCGCGATTCACTCGGTGGTGTTCGGTGGCTTCTCCCCGGAAGCGCTCGCTGCCCGGGTTGTGAACGGCAAATCCCGTTTTGTGATTACCGCTGATGAAGGTTTGCGCGGTGGCCGTGCCATCCCGCTGAAGAAGAATGTTGACCACGCGCTCAAGCACGAGGAAGACGCCAAGGTCGATAAGGTGATCGTGGTTACCCACACTGGCAACAAAGAGGTCCCCTGGACCGAAGGCCGTGACGTTCGTTACGAAGACCTGATCAAAGATGCGCCGGCCGAGTGTAAGCCGGAGCCGATGAACGCGGAAGACCCGCTGTTCATGCTCTACACCTCCGGTTCCACCGGTGCGCCGAAGGGCGTTCTGCACACCACTGGCGGTTATATGGTCTATGCCTCCATGACCCACCAGTATGTGTTCGACTACCACGACGGTGACGTTTACTGGTGTACTGCCGACTTCGGTTGGGTGACCGGCCACAGCTACATTTTGTATGGCCCGCTGGCCAATGGCGCCATCACCTTGCTGTTTGAAGGTGTGCCCAACTACCCGGACAGCTCCCGCATGGGCCAGGTTGTCGACAAGCACAAGGTCAACATCCTGTACACCGCGCCCACTGCAATCCGTGCGCTGATGGCCCAGGGTGAGTCCTGCATGGACGGCACTACTCGAGAAAGTCTCAAACTCTTGGGTTCGGTGGGTGAGCCGATCAACCCGGAGGCGTGGGAGTGGTACCACCGGGTCATCGGTAACAGCAAGTGCCCGATTGTGGACACCTGGTGGCAGACCGAGACCGGCGGCATCCTGATTTCCCCGCTGCCTGGCGCGGTAGACCTGAAGCCGGGTTCCGCCACCAAGCCGTTCTTCGGCGTTCAGCCAGCGCTGGTGGATAACGAAGGCAACATCCTGGAAGGCAAGACCGAGGGTAACCTGGTCATCCTGGACAGCTGGCCGGGTCAGATGCGCACCATTTACGGTGATCACGAGCGGTTCATTCAGACCTACTTCAGCACCTACAAGGGCATGTACTTCACCGGCGACGGTGCCCGCCGTGATGAAGACGGCTACTACTGGATCACCGGCCGTGTGGATGACGTTCTGAATGTGTCCGGCCACCGCCTGGGTACTGCCGAGGTTGAGAGTGCCCTGGTGGCTCATGACAAGGTGGCCGAGGCTGCGGTGGTTGGCTACCCCCATGAAATCAAGGGGCAGGGCATCTACGTGTACGTGACCCTGGTGCAGGGTGAGGAGCCATCGGACGAGCTGAAGAAGGAGCTGGTTCAGTGGGTTCGTAAAGAAATTGGCCCGATTGCGTCTCCGGATGTGATTCAATGGGCGCCTGGACTGCCCAAGACGCGTTCTGGCAAGATTATGCGCAGGATTTTGCGTAAGATTGCTGCGAACGAGCACGATCAGCTTGGAGATACGTCGACCCTGGCTGATCCGGGCGTAGTGGATGATCTGATCAGCAGCCGGGCGTTCCAGTAA
- a CDS encoding LuxR C-terminal-related transcriptional regulator, with protein sequence MTQTIIVADDHPLFRAALKQAVNQAVPDVETVEVDSIKSLQAAVESHPDADLILLDLNMPGAHGFSGLVFMRGQYPGLPVVVVSGSEDLQAMRRSIDYGASGFIPKSAPLPTITLAIQAVLEGDVWLPEGIADKIERMQSESTDFSERLASLTPQQFRVLGMLAEGLLNKQIAYDLDVSEATIKAHITAVFRKLGVRNRTQAVIAIQQMELDPSEQSLSGG encoded by the coding sequence ATGACACAAACAATTATCGTCGCTGATGATCACCCGTTGTTTCGGGCTGCATTGAAACAAGCGGTCAATCAGGCGGTGCCGGATGTCGAGACTGTGGAGGTCGACAGCATCAAGTCACTGCAGGCGGCGGTAGAGTCGCACCCGGATGCAGACCTGATCCTGCTGGATCTGAACATGCCGGGTGCCCATGGTTTCTCCGGGCTGGTGTTCATGCGAGGCCAGTACCCGGGGTTGCCGGTGGTGGTTGTGTCGGGTTCCGAAGACTTGCAGGCCATGCGTCGCTCGATTGACTACGGTGCCTCGGGGTTTATTCCCAAGAGTGCACCGCTGCCTACCATTACTTTGGCCATTCAGGCGGTGCTGGAGGGCGATGTCTGGCTGCCTGAGGGCATAGCCGACAAGATTGAGCGGATGCAGTCTGAATCCACCGATTTCTCGGAGCGCCTGGCGTCTTTGACGCCGCAGCAGTTCCGGGTGTTGGGTATGTTGGCTGAGGGGCTTCTGAACAAGCAGATTGCCTATGATCTGGATGTGTCAGAAGCCACCATCAAGGCCCACATCACGGCGGTGTTCCGCAAGCTTGGTGTTCGTAACCGGACTCAGGCGGTGATTGCCATTCAGCAGATGGAGCTTGATCCTTCGGAGCAGTCGCTTTCGGGGGGCTGA
- a CDS encoding fatty acid desaturase family protein, producing the protein MNAAVKPGAAGAVVYGKPDERELRDRMKKELPADTFKAQTWRVIWFLPLQAIIWGGLAAILMAGLPWYANLGLALLVGHTIGCQALLAHEVLHGALGMSRRWQNFFGWLGFGPLMVPPEFWRKWHNVVHHGNTNTGDTDPDSFGTLRRYKTNPGQKKFHKLAPGSGTWYSYLFLTYSFTFHAQLVLWIQAKHRKQFKGFNRNLAIAQVFLCVALWAALAVVSGPLAVFTVLIPFMMANALGQGYILTNHFLRPQTPTNNPLDNSMSLRSNPVLDRLHFRFSHHIEHHFFPKMAHNMAPRVRKWLEENEPERYMAMPHGKALKMLYTTPRVYKSATELVDPNNESRVFDLLPLQSEYSAANRSR; encoded by the coding sequence ATGAACGCAGCAGTGAAACCGGGAGCGGCGGGGGCCGTGGTTTATGGTAAGCCGGACGAGCGGGAGCTTCGGGACCGGATGAAGAAGGAGCTTCCCGCTGATACGTTCAAGGCTCAGACCTGGCGAGTGATCTGGTTCTTGCCCCTGCAGGCGATTATCTGGGGTGGGCTGGCGGCGATTCTGATGGCGGGGTTGCCCTGGTATGCCAATCTTGGCCTGGCGTTGCTGGTGGGGCATACCATTGGTTGCCAGGCTTTATTGGCCCACGAGGTGTTGCACGGTGCCTTGGGCATGAGCCGGCGTTGGCAGAATTTCTTTGGCTGGCTGGGGTTTGGTCCGTTGATGGTGCCACCGGAGTTCTGGCGTAAGTGGCACAACGTGGTGCACCACGGTAACACCAACACCGGCGACACAGACCCGGATAGCTTCGGCACGCTGCGCCGTTATAAAACCAATCCCGGGCAGAAGAAGTTTCACAAACTGGCGCCGGGCTCAGGTACCTGGTACAGCTATCTGTTCCTGACCTATTCGTTCACTTTTCACGCCCAGCTGGTGCTGTGGATTCAGGCGAAACATCGAAAGCAGTTCAAGGGCTTTAATCGCAATCTGGCCATTGCTCAGGTGTTCCTGTGCGTGGCGTTGTGGGCAGCCCTGGCGGTTGTCTCAGGCCCGCTGGCGGTGTTTACCGTGCTGATTCCGTTCATGATGGCCAATGCCTTGGGGCAGGGCTATATACTGACCAATCACTTCCTGCGGCCGCAAACGCCCACGAACAATCCGCTGGATAACTCCATGAGCTTGCGCAGCAATCCGGTTCTTGATCGATTGCATTTCCGGTTCAGTCATCACATCGAACACCATTTCTTTCCGAAGATGGCCCACAACATGGCGCCGCGGGTTCGGAAGTGGTTGGAGGAGAATGAGCCTGAGCGTTACATGGCAATGCCTCATGGCAAGGCGCTGAAAATGCTCTACACCACGCCTCGGGTTTATAAGTCCGCCACGGAGCTTGTGGACCCCAATAATGAGAGTCGAGTGTTTGATTTGCTGCCTTTGCAATCAGAATACTCGGCAGCGAACCGATCCCGTTAA
- a CDS encoding SNF2-related protein produces MFTPHQSTYFAHWLTQSGKIENQVSRAMASARVDMNPHQIDAACFALKSPLEQGVLLADEVGLGKTIEASLVMAQKWAENKRNILLIVPASLRKQWSQELGDKFELPSVIIDGKVAANLKKEGKINPFDQNERIVICSYEYAARQRDYVRLVSWNLVVYDEAHKLRNLYQTNGSKRAKALVEATEFAESRVLLSATPIQNNLLELYGLSQVIDPHFFGDEKSFRALYVNRQRDEKALEDLKRRIRSLCHRTLRRQVQEEGGINFTNRYSITQDFTPLPEEWVLYQKLSQYLQRPDNEAINPRARHLVSMGLRKILASSSFAVADTLKGMIERLEQQQRLDEEALSDIEEIDDWAESENQEGEGSSEGASNEDSARSSSKLNQEIAQLSEFRDLAKSITSNAKGQALLAVLEKALTMTERLGGQRKAVVFTESCRTQQYLQELLESGGYAGRTVLLNGTNNDPHSKEIYQAWLEEHKGSARISGSKAADMKAALVDQFRSNKADILISTEAGGEGINLQFCSVLINYDLPWNPQKVEQRIGRVHRYGQKNDVVVVNFVNRKNPADRRVFQLLDQKLKLFEGVFGASDEVLGAIEGSIDIERRIYEIYQKCRTDQEIEYQFDQLQKSLEEMLAARETAAREALLNNFDRDVVSALKTRRDQSKDFLQEYEQVLMDLARAELPDAKFNTNHFYLNNQRYDLSWPLAEQNDSEFFRLQATEHYLAWDLVRRAKARNPAPAHLVFHYDQLQGQYAALKDYIGQSGTLTAFEVRFTYNKGRTQNTRLVVLAQTNDGRRLTLENADHLMSIPARQELLSDPIPERLFAEWQAQVVEETEAETEAELDQYLEQESEKLERWAQDRRKALMATVDELDEQIRAYKKDARQLASTAEKIQAKKELRKLERKRDDALAEYHQSKKAIEQEEDRLLDEVSEKLELTREIKELFTARWTLTH; encoded by the coding sequence ATGTTCACCCCTCACCAAAGCACCTATTTTGCCCACTGGCTAACCCAATCCGGCAAAATCGAAAACCAGGTCTCCAGGGCCATGGCCTCCGCCCGTGTGGATATGAACCCGCACCAGATTGACGCCGCCTGCTTTGCTCTTAAATCGCCATTGGAGCAAGGGGTGCTGCTGGCTGACGAAGTAGGTCTGGGTAAGACCATAGAGGCCAGCCTGGTGATGGCGCAGAAATGGGCTGAGAACAAGCGCAACATCCTATTGATTGTGCCCGCCTCATTGCGGAAGCAGTGGAGCCAGGAGCTCGGTGATAAGTTTGAGCTGCCATCCGTGATCATTGATGGCAAAGTTGCTGCAAACCTAAAAAAAGAAGGAAAAATCAATCCGTTCGATCAGAATGAGCGGATAGTTATCTGCTCGTATGAATACGCGGCTCGACAGCGTGACTATGTGCGGTTGGTTAGCTGGAACCTTGTTGTCTATGATGAAGCCCACAAACTTCGGAACCTCTATCAGACTAATGGCAGCAAGAGGGCAAAAGCGCTGGTGGAGGCCACCGAATTCGCTGAAAGCCGGGTCCTGCTATCGGCGACACCGATCCAGAATAACCTGCTGGAACTCTATGGCCTGAGCCAGGTCATCGACCCCCATTTTTTCGGGGATGAAAAGTCGTTTCGTGCGCTCTACGTAAACCGGCAGCGTGATGAGAAGGCTCTGGAGGATCTCAAGCGTCGCATTCGTTCATTATGCCACCGAACTCTCCGGCGCCAGGTTCAGGAAGAGGGCGGTATCAACTTCACGAACCGCTATTCCATCACTCAAGACTTCACACCCTTGCCGGAAGAATGGGTGTTGTATCAAAAACTGTCCCAGTATTTGCAGCGGCCAGATAACGAGGCGATTAACCCCCGTGCTCGCCATTTGGTGAGCATGGGTTTGCGCAAAATTTTGGCCTCGTCGTCGTTTGCCGTAGCCGACACGCTCAAGGGCATGATTGAACGCCTTGAACAGCAGCAAAGACTTGATGAGGAGGCGCTTTCTGATATCGAAGAAATCGACGATTGGGCAGAGTCTGAAAACCAAGAGGGCGAGGGCAGCAGTGAGGGGGCCAGCAACGAGGATTCAGCCAGGTCTTCAAGCAAGCTGAACCAGGAAATCGCCCAGCTTAGTGAGTTTCGCGACCTTGCCAAGAGTATTACCAGCAACGCCAAGGGGCAGGCACTGCTCGCAGTGCTGGAAAAGGCCCTTACCATGACAGAGCGCCTTGGTGGGCAACGTAAAGCGGTGGTGTTTACCGAGTCATGCAGAACTCAGCAATACCTTCAGGAGCTTCTGGAATCCGGCGGATACGCTGGCAGGACGGTATTGCTGAATGGGACCAATAACGACCCTCACTCCAAAGAAATCTATCAGGCGTGGCTGGAAGAACATAAAGGGTCAGCTCGTATTAGTGGCTCGAAAGCGGCCGATATGAAAGCAGCGCTGGTGGATCAATTTCGCAGCAACAAAGCCGACATTCTCATTTCCACCGAAGCCGGCGGTGAAGGTATCAACCTTCAGTTCTGTTCCGTACTGATCAACTATGATCTCCCATGGAATCCTCAGAAAGTGGAGCAGCGCATCGGTAGAGTTCATCGTTATGGCCAGAAGAACGACGTGGTGGTGGTTAACTTCGTAAACCGCAAAAACCCGGCCGATCGTCGCGTGTTTCAGCTCCTTGATCAAAAGCTTAAATTGTTTGAGGGTGTATTTGGTGCTTCCGATGAAGTACTCGGAGCGATTGAAGGTAGTATTGATATTGAGCGCCGCATTTATGAGATCTATCAGAAGTGCCGTACCGATCAGGAAATTGAGTACCAATTCGATCAGCTGCAAAAGTCTCTTGAGGAGATGTTGGCCGCCAGAGAGACGGCTGCCCGTGAGGCCTTACTGAATAACTTTGATCGCGATGTGGTATCAGCCCTCAAAACCCGTCGTGACCAAAGCAAGGATTTCTTGCAGGAATACGAGCAGGTGCTTATGGATCTGGCTCGAGCTGAATTGCCTGATGCCAAGTTTAACACCAACCACTTTTACCTGAATAATCAACGCTATGACTTGAGCTGGCCGTTGGCTGAGCAGAACGACTCCGAGTTTTTCCGTCTACAGGCTACCGAGCATTATCTGGCCTGGGACCTGGTGCGCAGGGCCAAGGCCCGTAACCCGGCGCCAGCGCATTTGGTGTTTCATTATGATCAGCTTCAAGGACAGTACGCGGCTCTTAAAGACTATATTGGCCAGTCGGGTACACTCACCGCTTTTGAAGTACGGTTCACATACAACAAGGGCCGAACCCAGAACACGCGCCTGGTGGTACTTGCACAAACGAACGACGGCCGCAGACTGACACTTGAGAATGCAGACCACTTGATGTCAATACCCGCTCGTCAAGAGTTGCTAAGTGACCCCATTCCGGAACGGCTCTTCGCCGAGTGGCAGGCGCAGGTGGTGGAAGAAACCGAAGCCGAAACAGAAGCGGAGTTGGATCAGTATCTGGAGCAGGAGTCCGAGAAGCTCGAACGCTGGGCGCAGGACCGCCGGAAAGCGCTCATGGCCACCGTGGATGAGCTTGATGAGCAAATACGGGCCTATAAAAAAGACGCGAGACAACTTGCTTCGACAGCAGAAAAAATACAGGCCAAGAAAGAGCTTCGTAAATTGGAGCGCAAGCGGGACGATGCTCTGGCAGAATACCACCAATCCAAGAAAGCCATTGAGCAAGAGGAAGACCGCCTTTTGGACGAAGTGAGCGAAAAACTGGAATTGACCCGCGAGATCAAAGAGCTGTTTACCGCCCGCTGGACGCTCACCCACTGA
- a CDS encoding ATP-binding protein — MDREKLVKDLLYQIRLGEDSGYEFKRVEIRGNKIKGPDQKDLADEMAAFANQKGGYLILGVDDKTRQITGIPADMLEAVQKRVKDVATDNVEPPLPIATRLLELPDEHGDMKNILHVDIEKSLFVHSSNGRYFHRVAESKQPMKQEYLARLMMQRSQSRLIWLDERPVPGTRYEDLDPSLYRKFLREEGQPERTQLRKLRMLVDDDEGNEKLSVSGVLLGTPSPVNWLPNAYIQAVCYAGDDRDADQQTDAMDFTGPLDQQISGALAFVEKNQRVAARKLLGREDIPQYSLTAIFEALVNAVAHRDYDIYGAHIRLHMFADRLVLCSPGALVNTMEVDELMARQASRNQLITSLLARCPYEHATINRSRMMDKRGEGVPVILNESEKLSGKRPEYQMVGEELQLTVYAAKKESYRD; from the coding sequence ATGGACAGAGAAAAGCTGGTTAAAGATCTGCTGTACCAGATTCGCCTCGGGGAAGACTCCGGTTACGAGTTCAAACGCGTTGAAATACGCGGCAACAAGATCAAAGGCCCAGACCAAAAAGACCTTGCCGACGAAATGGCCGCGTTCGCCAACCAGAAAGGCGGCTACCTGATTCTGGGCGTGGACGACAAAACCCGGCAAATCACCGGCATTCCGGCCGACATGCTTGAGGCGGTACAGAAGCGGGTGAAAGACGTCGCCACCGACAACGTGGAGCCACCTTTGCCTATTGCCACCCGGCTGCTGGAGCTGCCCGACGAACACGGCGATATGAAAAACATACTGCATGTGGACATTGAAAAAAGCCTGTTCGTGCACAGCAGCAATGGCCGTTATTTCCACCGGGTAGCTGAATCCAAACAACCCATGAAGCAGGAGTATCTGGCACGGCTGATGATGCAGCGCAGCCAATCACGGTTGATCTGGTTAGACGAGCGCCCGGTGCCTGGCACCCGCTATGAAGATCTGGACCCGAGCCTGTACCGCAAGTTCCTGCGTGAGGAAGGCCAACCCGAACGCACTCAGCTCCGCAAACTTCGCATGCTGGTGGACGACGATGAAGGTAATGAAAAGCTGAGCGTTTCGGGGGTCTTGCTTGGTACCCCAAGCCCGGTCAACTGGCTGCCAAACGCCTATATTCAGGCCGTTTGTTACGCCGGCGACGACCGCGATGCAGACCAGCAAACCGATGCCATGGATTTCACCGGCCCTCTGGATCAGCAAATCAGCGGCGCTCTGGCATTCGTTGAAAAAAATCAGCGCGTGGCCGCCCGTAAACTGCTGGGCCGGGAAGACATTCCCCAGTACAGCCTGACTGCGATCTTCGAAGCGTTGGTCAACGCCGTCGCCCACCGGGATTACGACATTTACGGTGCACATATCCGTCTGCACATGTTTGCCGACCGGCTGGTACTCTGTTCACCCGGCGCTCTGGTCAACACCATGGAAGTGGACGAACTCATGGCCCGGCAGGCCTCTCGCAACCAGCTAATCACCAGCTTGCTTGCCCGTTGCCCCTACGAACACGCCACCATCAACCGGTCCCGCATGATGGACAAGCGGGGTGAGGGTGTGCCGGTGATTCTCAACGAATCCGAAAAGCTCTCTGGCAAACGCCCGGAATACCAGATGGTTGGAGAAGAATTGCAGCTGACCGTCTATGCGGCGAAGAAAGAGTCTTACCGAGACTGA
- a CDS encoding site-specific DNA-methyltransferase: MSTVNTQMNGQSLDIAEKRRKELEQLFPGIFTETLNDQGELKVTIDLERLKAELGEFTDIYDSRRERYGMDWPGKRDCLRLIQQPSTATLKPCREESVDFDTTENLFIEGDNLEVLKLLQKSYYGKVKMIYIDPPYNTGKEFIYPDNFSESLDTYLQYAGLKDSEGRSFSTNTANEGRFHTKWLNMMYPRLYLARNLLREDGVIFISIDDNEVENLRRMCDEIFGEENFIASLIWEKGRKNDAKLFSVGHEYVLVFARSLSFLREKEIIWREEKPGAKEIWDEYMAIKGQVSEIPEIEERLKDWFNGLPQSHPSKKLQRYRRVDQNGPWRDDNISWPGGDGPDYDVVHPRTGKPCKVPERGWVYSTPEKMQEMIRLGVVEFRDDHTQPPIRKSHLRPIKGVDENSDELAENTDDDGLAVKVRGSYFYKQSQVSVKYLRSLMGAKVFDNPKDHVELKKLIKYCCGNEGIVLDFFSGSGSTGEAVFDICCEDGAGLRFILVQLPEPNRENDKTGSIALKHGYKTIADISKERLRRAGDKIRKERGSELDFEGRLLCDLGFKVLKLNQSNFKLWQAPAKDISDKELLKQMELNVDHIDPNASQEDLLYELLIKAGVMPTEKVEQVELAGHTVFSVAEGSLLVHLEDDIDQALIDAVLAKAPGQFICLDKAFHGNDQLKTNAVKTFEAFNQGREKIDQIDFKTV, translated from the coding sequence ATGAGCACAGTAAACACCCAGATGAACGGCCAGTCCCTGGATATTGCCGAGAAGCGACGCAAAGAGCTCGAACAACTGTTCCCGGGCATTTTCACCGAAACCCTCAATGATCAGGGCGAGCTGAAGGTGACCATTGATCTGGAGCGCCTGAAAGCCGAGCTGGGTGAGTTCACGGATATCTACGACAGCCGTCGCGAACGCTACGGCATGGACTGGCCCGGCAAGCGGGACTGCCTGCGGCTGATCCAGCAGCCCTCCACCGCCACTCTCAAGCCGTGCCGGGAAGAATCGGTGGATTTCGACACCACCGAAAACCTGTTTATCGAGGGCGATAATCTCGAAGTGCTCAAGCTGTTGCAGAAGAGCTACTACGGCAAGGTGAAGATGATCTACATCGATCCGCCCTACAACACGGGAAAGGAATTCATCTACCCGGACAATTTCAGTGAAAGCCTGGACACCTATCTGCAATACGCGGGCCTGAAAGACAGCGAGGGCCGCAGCTTCTCCACCAACACCGCCAACGAAGGCCGCTTCCACACCAAGTGGCTGAACATGATGTACCCCCGCCTGTATCTGGCCCGCAACCTGTTGCGGGAGGATGGGGTGATCTTTATTTCCATCGACGACAACGAAGTGGAAAACCTGCGGCGGATGTGTGACGAGATTTTTGGGGAGGAGAATTTTATTGCCTCTTTGATCTGGGAAAAGGGTCGGAAAAACGATGCGAAGCTTTTCTCAGTTGGACATGAGTACGTTTTAGTTTTCGCGAGATCGCTGTCTTTCTTGAGAGAAAAAGAAATTATTTGGCGTGAGGAAAAGCCGGGAGCGAAGGAGATTTGGGATGAGTATATGGCGATTAAAGGACAGGTCTCAGAGATTCCTGAAATTGAGGAGAGACTGAAAGATTGGTTCAACGGTCTGCCGCAATCACATCCATCTAAGAAGCTACAACGGTATAGACGAGTCGACCAGAATGGTCCTTGGCGTGATGATAATATTTCTTGGCCTGGTGGTGATGGGCCAGATTATGATGTGGTACACCCGAGAACAGGAAAGCCTTGTAAAGTTCCAGAGCGTGGATGGGTATATTCAACCCCAGAAAAAATGCAGGAAATGATCCGCCTGGGAGTAGTTGAATTTAGGGATGATCATACGCAACCTCCGATTAGAAAATCCCATCTTCGGCCGATAAAAGGTGTGGACGAGAACAGTGACGAACTGGCAGAAAATACAGACGATGATGGCTTAGCGGTTAAAGTTCGGGGTAGCTATTTCTATAAGCAGAGCCAAGTCTCAGTGAAGTACCTAAGGTCCTTGATGGGAGCCAAAGTTTTTGACAATCCAAAAGATCACGTCGAGCTTAAGAAGTTAATAAAGTATTGTTGTGGTAATGAGGGCATTGTACTAGATTTTTTCTCCGGTTCAGGAAGCACTGGTGAAGCAGTCTTTGACATTTGTTGTGAGGATGGTGCTGGACTGCGATTCATTCTGGTTCAACTTCCTGAGCCAAATAGAGAAAACGATAAAACTGGTAGCATAGCTCTCAAGCATGGCTACAAAACAATTGCTGATATCTCAAAAGAGAGACTCCGGCGCGCGGGAGACAAGATCCGGAAAGAGAGAGGTAGTGAACTTGATTTTGAGGGGAGGCTGCTCTGCGATCTCGGCTTCAAAGTCCTAAAACTCAATCAAAGCAACTTTAAACTTTGGCAAGCCCCGGCTAAAGACATTTCCGACAAAGAGCTCCTCAAACAAATGGAACTCAACGTCGACCACATCGACCCCAACGCCAGCCAGGAAGATCTGCTCTACGAACTGCTGATCAAGGCCGGTGTGATGCCCACGGAAAAAGTGGAACAGGTCGAGCTGGCCGGGCATACAGTGTTCTCCGTGGCCGAAGGCTCCCTGCTGGTGCATCTGGAAGACGACATCGACCAGGCCCTGATCGACGCCGTACTGGCCAAAGCCCCCGGCCAGTTTATCTGCCTGGACAAAGCCTTCCACGGCAACGACCAGCTCAAAACCAACGCCGTGAAAACCTTCGAGGCCTTTAACCAGGGCAGGGAAAAAATCGACCAGATTGATTTCAAAACGGTTTGA